The following are encoded in a window of Calderihabitans maritimus genomic DNA:
- the upp gene encoding uracil phosphoribosyltransferase, with protein sequence MSELHLLDHPLIQHKLSLMRDKNISCKKFRELLEEVAMLMAYEVTRNLPLEETKVQTPIAEARVKVLAARMSIIAILRAGLGMVNGMLRLIPTARVGHIGLYRDPHTLEPVQYYYKLPKDVADGELIVVDPMLATGGSAAGAIQLLKEKGARDITLLSLIAAPEGIQRVRREHPEVDIYTAAVDERLNDHGYIVPGLGDAGDRLFGTE encoded by the coding sequence ATGTCCGAATTACACCTTCTTGACCATCCTTTGATCCAGCATAAATTGTCCTTAATGCGGGATAAGAATATCAGTTGTAAGAAGTTCAGGGAATTGTTAGAGGAAGTGGCCATGCTGATGGCCTATGAAGTTACCCGTAATCTTCCTTTGGAAGAAACGAAAGTTCAAACCCCGATTGCGGAAGCAAGGGTTAAGGTTTTAGCAGCGAGAATGAGCATTATAGCTATACTCCGAGCCGGACTGGGGATGGTCAACGGTATGCTCCGTTTGATCCCGACGGCTAGGGTGGGACATATAGGCTTGTACCGGGATCCCCATACTTTGGAACCGGTACAGTACTACTACAAGCTACCGAAGGATGTGGCGGACGGAGAGTTGATAGTAGTTGATCCGATGCTGGCCACAGGAGGTTCGGCAGCGGGTGCTATTCAACTGTTAAAGGAAAAAGGGGCGCGAGATATTACACTTCTCAGCCTTATTGCAGCTCCTGAAGGCATTCAGCGTGTCCGTCGTGAACATCCGGAGGTAGACATATATACAGCTGCCGTTGATGAAAGGCTAAACGATCATGGATACATAGTTCCCGGTCTGGGAGACGCCGGGGACAGACTGTTCGGTACTGAATAA